A window of Plodia interpunctella isolate USDA-ARS_2022_Savannah chromosome 3, ilPloInte3.2, whole genome shotgun sequence genomic DNA:
aaacaacggagctacAACGTAACTGCTGCTGTaacgtcgtcgcaacggaatGCATGGCTCTtacaactttaaaattttattctgcGCCATCTATTGTTCCATAGCTGAACTATTAAATTGGTAGTTGCTTTAAAAGTACAATAGTCTgtacgtatatattttttcggacattaaaaaataagctaCGATCATTTGTCAAAAAatgctgtcaatgtcaatatCAAAGAAtttgaggttatttttatttctacaatACAAATCGAACTATTGGAAGATTCAATAGATTGCAGATTCGATAGATGcactaaataatgtaaatttggATAATATTTCGAATAGCCAATTGTTCGACTACtacgttttataaaatgtctttAATTAGAGCTGGATTACAGAGGCTATCAAGTGTTTTTAACAATGGTGCAGGTAATACAATCTTCGAAAtgttcttttataaatatttcttgatGGTTTAAGGCggaattatttgtttgtagtacttactatttttttattaataaaaattgattgatttgttTTCTAGGTGGCTTATTGTCAAGATTATCATCAAACCTTGCACCATTAGAAAACAAGTCCATACCTGACACAAAAAACGATGTCATAGCTACATGCAACAAACTAATCGAGGAGAACAAATCCCGGAATTTTGCCATAGTTCATTTATTGGGTAAACAGTGGCGAGTAACTGATGGTGATCTGCTTGTAGTAGAGGGGTATTGGCCACCAAACATTGGAGACAAAATAACACTTGACAAAGTTCTTTTGGCTGCATCTAAAGATTTCTCTCTTATTGGTAGACCCTTAGTGCAGCCAGGATTAGTTACCGTGACTGCTACTATCATATCTAAAGGTCTTTCTCACACTCGCACACACTTTAAGAAGAAGAGAAGGAAGCAGTTTATGAGGATTAACTTCCAGAGAGCTCAGCAAACAATGCTAAGGATAAATTCGGTTGAAATTgccaacaaaattaatgaagctcccaaaaatgtattttaattacattgtttAGACAATAAAACTAGTTTgtaattgaatatattattttattttaagatttttgcataatttagatattatttcaatgttaaAGTACATTAGGCTTTAGTCAACTATCGAATTTAACATTATCACAATATTCTTGGAAAATATTCTTATGGTCTTCTTTCAGAAATCTTTTCATGcctctgaataaataaaacatttttttgttctccAATATCACCTTCAATGTCTGTAAGAATTTTGAGTAATCTCCCTCTTTCTTGTATAAAGAGATTGACAATTGAAATTTCTTGTATTGTTCAGGGTGTAATaaggtttttatttctttaacaaaatcaatcaaGGAAACTGGAGCTTCCTTTTCTACGAGACTGGGATGTGAAGTTTCACTATTAGCAAGGTTCTCTTCAAAACCAAAAGGTtttatcttcaattttttcttctttgcaACAGTAACCATGTTGCATGTTTCTTCAATACTCCTTTTGTGAATCTTGACCAAAGGTTGAGAACTTTCTGCTGAAGTGTTGCTACAATCTAAAGCACTGAACAGATCCTTGGTTTCTTTGGGTTTAAACTCATTGACATATGCAGAAGATTGTGCCTTTTTATAGAAATCCATTGAAAAATTTGCATAAACCTCATTGGAATTGGGATAATGGGTCACTGATTTGCTTGTACTTTTTTGAACAGCCCTGGTCTTAGATGTGGGGAAAGACACACCACCTATGTTGACTGGAGTATACtctttagatatattattagattcaTGGGGTAACAATGGCTTTAATTTAGGAGGTGGCAGAGCACTTTCggcatttttgaaaaatctacATATTTCACTAACAGTTTCACCAAACTTATTTGAAACTTGGATATGACCTCTTAGCCAAGCTGACAGCTGGCCTTTCAATTTGGGACTGTTGAATCTAGTGTCACAGAGTAGAATGGCTCCATAATCATTTTGATGTCTTATCACTCTTCCAATAGCTTGATTTACTGCTCTTGTGGCTTCTAAGGAATACCACTCATCTCCTGATAAGAAATCTTTTTCTTTAGTCCTGAGttcttctaaatattttttcttgagaACAATTCTTGGGTCTTTAAACGGTGGAAATGGTAATCCTGTTATTATAACAGCCCTGCCATTCATATCAGCAAAGTCTAAACCTTCTGAAACTTTGCCTCTACATACAGCCATGAAACAGGCTCCTTTTGTACTGGGGTCActaattttagaataataatCATGCATGATTGTATTGAAAGTATCTTTTCTCTGAGGCTCAACAAAAATAggctttatattatttatactggACCAAATGCCTTCTGCTTGccaattttcttggcatttTGTCATAATAGGATATGAGGGAAAGAAAATTAGTAATCCGTCTGGCACCACCCTGCAAAAACTTAATATAGTCCTGCCTAAAGAAGAAATATACTTTGGATTATTTCTATTctgaaaatttgaattgagCTGTGTAGAATCTGGCCCCTGGCCtataatttttacacaaatctGATTTGCTTTTACTATATGGGGATTTTCTAGTTGGACCCCAATTGGAATACCCAGCTCAGAAATCAATGGCTTCAGAGGAGCTAATGTTCCACTGGTCAGTATTATACTTCTGACATTTTGTTCCATCAGCTGCTTCATGCCAAACCCAGGACTGAAACACCAGTAGCTGAGAACCCGCTCAACTGTTTTGGCATTACTAACTTTCAAAGCTCCCCATCCTTCACTTTTCTTGTTTTTCTTGTCATCAACAGCAACATGTACTTTGTAACACATTTTAACCCGCTCTTTATAAGAGTGAGTAGTACCACTATACACCACAGTCAGTAAGTCAGCCATTTTTTGTAATCCAACTCCTTTACGTTGGAAAGGTGATGCACTAGCTGTGGATAAGAACTGAATCAGGTTGCCAATTAAAGTAATAACTGCCATTTGATTATGATCCTTGATTTCAGCTTTAGCTAAAAGATCAAATATGTAGCCTCCTGTGAATGTGCTGCCTTCTGGTCCAACATTAATTTCATCTATTGCTTTTTCAAATGCCAACATAATTTCTTTCAAGACACACAAGTCATCACATGTGAAATCTTTCGGTTGATTATTATCAAGTGACATATCCATCTGTTCTTCTGAATTTTCACTAAAAGACCTCATAACATGAGTGATCTCATCAATACACAATGCAACATCAGTGGTCCTTATCTGCAATGATGCAGCCTCTTCACACATTTTTTCTACATTATGAGCTTCatctaaaataatgatattattcaTCAACTCCACTCCATTAGCTTTCCTAGATTTTGGATCCAATATGTAGTTGTAtggcataaaaattatatctgcTTCCTGCTTCAGTtcctttgataaataatacggacaacattttaatttcttaccTACAGTAACTAAATCTTCAATATCCAATATTTCATCCCCTTTGACTGATCTATCTTCTTTCTTTGActcaacattattataaaaatgacatgtCCGTGATTTTACTCTAAGTTGACACATATGAACTTTGTTTGTGTTGTTAGTTTCTTTTGATACCTCTGGATGAATGCACATTTGGTCTCTTGATCCTAACACAGCAGCTTTGACATGTCTGTAACTTGATCTCTTTAACTCTTGCATGGCTTGTGTTAACTGGGAGTGGGTTCTtgatgaatatataattttcggCATCCCCCATGAAGCATTATCTTTTGCTTTACCAGCGCCCGACTTCAAATTCTCATGCAACATCGAGTTGCTATGATCTGAAAAGTTTCCGACCTGTGCATTCATTTGTAATTGTGCTTTCTTGACTAACAACCAAGCTAGTGATGAGCAAAGCAAGCTCAGAGTCTTTCCTGTCCCTGTAGGAGATTCCAATAAAGCATTTGTGTTGTTCTGGAGACTATCTATAACCTTTCCCATGTATGCTTTTTGCACTTCATATGGTTCAAAGGGGAATGTTACTGGTATACCAGATATCATTATTTCaggcattttaaaataataaaactagaaaATTACTAAGTAAACCTGCACCTcgatttaagtaggtacctaattttattttagttttgttgtGACATTTGATTGATGATTTGACATAACATTTACCGCCAAAGTAATGGATTCGTTCAATAAATCTGAAAACAACGAACTACATTAGATTAGAAAGAACGAAAGAAAATTTGTCATCATACAGACGTATTATAAGCATAACGTAACATGAAGAGttaatacctatttaactGGACTTTTGCCTCTCCCATAACAGGTctccaagttttttttattttattaattttcacacagatatataaaaatattttcatgattaggtacctatttgacGGAGCGTGCGTACGGGCAACCCACAGACCAACCTAAAGTAATTCGGAACGCATATTTCGCATATTTACATGACATTTATTTGACTAAACTAACCTcaaactttgtttttgttcttgCGAAACATGTTAGTTGGAACTGTCTTGTCTTTGCCtcgataattaaattttctgcatttgatttaaatttatttgtgataaaaatgaaAGTTTCTGTAAGCCAGCTTTATACATCCGTTGCTTGCAATCGTACTCCAGAAATTGTAGACTGGAACAATGGaggaataatttgttttgggGCTTCATACGCTGTTGTTATTTACGATACGGTAATATTGAtaccataatttatttgcctGTACCTAAaagtgtatataaatactatcTAGAGTGCTTGAAATCTTATTCTTGCTGCCTAGGATCAAAATATGATATCTATCAATTCCTAAAActacatacaataatatttcggtacttatattttatatgttcatTTCAGAATGTAAAAGGCAGAGACCCTCTCACAGTCCTCAGTCATCACCGCTCTACCGTCAACTCAGTAAAATGGATCCGTAAATCAGACGGAACCTGTACTGAGCTGGTGTCATGTTCGGCAGACAAAACA
This region includes:
- the mRpL21 gene encoding large ribosomal subunit protein bL21, which translates into the protein MSLIRAGLQRLSSVFNNGAGGLLSRLSSNLAPLENKSIPDTKNDVIATCNKLIEENKSRNFAIVHLLGKQWRVTDGDLLVVEGYWPPNIGDKITLDKVLLAASKDFSLIGRPLVQPGLVTVTATIISKGLSHTRTHFKKKRRKQFMRINFQRAQQTMLRINSVEIANKINEAPKNVF
- the Rtel1 gene encoding regulator of telomere elongation helicase 1 homolog; the encoded protein is MPEIMISGIPVTFPFEPYEVQKAYMGKVIDSLQNNTNALLESPTGTGKTLSLLCSSLAWLLVKKAQLQMNAQVGNFSDHSNSMLHENLKSGAGKAKDNASWGMPKIIYSSRTHSQLTQAMQELKRSSYRHVKAAVLGSRDQMCIHPEVSKETNNTNKVHMCQLRVKSRTCHFYNNVESKKEDRSVKGDEILDIEDLVTVGKKLKCCPYYLSKELKQEADIIFMPYNYILDPKSRKANGVELMNNIIILDEAHNVEKMCEEAASLQIRTTDVALCIDEITHVMRSFSENSEEQMDMSLDNNQPKDFTCDDLCVLKEIMLAFEKAIDEINVGPEGSTFTGGYIFDLLAKAEIKDHNQMAVITLIGNLIQFLSTASASPFQRKGVGLQKMADLLTVVYSGTTHSYKERVKMCYKVHVAVDDKKNKKSEGWGALKVSNAKTVERVLSYWCFSPGFGMKQLMEQNVRSIILTSGTLAPLKPLISELGIPIGVQLENPHIVKANQICVKIIGQGPDSTQLNSNFQNRNNPKYISSLGRTILSFCRVVPDGLLIFFPSYPIMTKCQENWQAEGIWSSINNIKPIFVEPQRKDTFNTIMHDYYSKISDPSTKGACFMAVCRGKVSEGLDFADMNGRAVIITGLPFPPFKDPRIVLKKKYLEELRTKEKDFLSGDEWYSLEATRAVNQAIGRVIRHQNDYGAILLCDTRFNSPKLKGQLSAWLRGHIQVSNKFGETVSEICRFFKNAESALPPPKLKPLLPHESNNISKEYTPVNIGGVSFPTSKTRAVQKSTSKSVTHYPNSNEVYANFSMDFYKKAQSSAYVNEFKPKETKDLFSALDCSNTSAESSQPLVKIHKRSIEETCNMVTVAKKKKLKIKPFGFEENLANSETSHPSLVEKEAPVSLIDFVKEIKTLLHPEQYKKFQLSISLYKKEGDYSKFLQTLKVILENKKMFYLFRGMKRFLKEDHKNIFQEYCDNVKFDS